In one window of Mesorhizobium sp. B2-1-1 DNA:
- a CDS encoding TRAP transporter large permease translates to MSGLVFIGSLLGAMGIGIPIAFALMLSGVAMMMLMGNLDAQILAQRLVNGADSYPLMAIPFFLIAGELMNAGGLSRRIVNVALALFGHIRGGLGYVVIGTGLLMASLSGSAIADTATLAVMLIPLMRDAGYSMSRASGLMAATGIIAPVIPPSVGFIILGVTANISIVGLFLAGIVPGILMGLSLVVTWWIVSRKETSAVQPKLPRRDIPKAILTAGWALMLPVIILVGLRFGIFTPTEAGVVAAFYALFVGLVVYRELTPRLLFDALLDAGRMTAVIMLLVAASVVTGFMMTIASLPAQLVTLLSPFIDMPILLMAMIVLAIFVIGMVLDFAPSITILVPILMPLVTAAGIDPIYFGVMFIMTAAVGMITPPVGTVLNTVCGISKVSMGSALRGVWPFLLAEMVLIVLLVLFPALVTVPAGWFH, encoded by the coding sequence GTGAGCGGCTTGGTCTTCATAGGTTCACTCCTCGGTGCAATGGGCATCGGGATTCCAATCGCCTTCGCCCTGATGCTGTCGGGCGTCGCGATGATGATGCTGATGGGAAATCTGGATGCACAGATTCTGGCGCAGAGGCTGGTCAATGGCGCTGACAGCTATCCGCTGATGGCGATCCCGTTCTTTCTCATTGCCGGCGAGCTCATGAACGCCGGCGGCCTCTCCCGCCGCATCGTGAACGTGGCCCTGGCGCTCTTCGGTCACATACGTGGCGGCCTCGGTTACGTGGTCATCGGCACGGGCTTGCTGATGGCCAGCCTCTCCGGATCGGCAATCGCGGATACGGCGACGCTTGCCGTCATGCTGATCCCTCTTATGCGCGATGCGGGCTACAGCATGAGTCGCGCCTCGGGCTTGATGGCGGCGACGGGCATCATTGCCCCCGTGATCCCGCCCTCTGTCGGATTCATCATCCTGGGCGTCACCGCAAACATTTCCATCGTCGGCTTATTCCTCGCCGGAATCGTGCCAGGGATCCTGATGGGGCTGAGCCTAGTGGTGACTTGGTGGATCGTCTCCAGAAAGGAAACGTCGGCGGTCCAGCCCAAACTCCCGCGCAGGGACATCCCGAAAGCCATTCTGACCGCCGGTTGGGCGTTGATGCTGCCGGTGATTATCCTGGTCGGACTGCGGTTCGGCATCTTCACCCCCACGGAGGCCGGCGTCGTTGCAGCCTTCTATGCACTGTTCGTGGGGCTGGTTGTTTATCGGGAGCTGACGCCGCGGCTGCTCTTTGACGCGCTGCTCGACGCCGGTCGAATGACGGCAGTAATCATGCTGCTGGTGGCAGCCTCCGTGGTCACCGGCTTCATGATGACGATCGCCAGTCTGCCCGCCCAGCTCGTTACTCTCCTCAGTCCTTTCATCGATATGCCGATCCTGCTGATGGCCATGATCGTTCTGGCGATCTTTGTCATCGGCATGGTGCTCGATTTCGCACCTTCGATCACCATACTGGTACCCATCCTCATGCCGCTCGTAACGGCGGCCGGGATCGACCCGATCTATTTTGGGGTCATGTTCATCATGACCGCCGCGGTCGGCATGATTACGCCCCCTGTCGGAACTGTCCTCAACACGGTGTGCGGAATCAGCAAAGTTTCAATGGGGTCGGCCCTGAGAGGTGTGTGGCCTTTCCTTCTGGCCGAGATGGTCCTCATCGTGCTGCTGGTTCTGTTCCCGGCATTGGTGACCGTGCCAGCGGGCTGGTTCCATTGA
- a CDS encoding TRAP transporter small permease has protein sequence MTTPLQWLFKAFDVFVVVGMAVISILIFTNVVLRYGFSSGIPFAVEVSRVVLVWIIFMGSVVALAKGAHLGVDSLVVRLPRRARFVCFLVSYGLMLWCCWLLAQGSWSLTVIEWGNVQALSGIPVGAIYAAGITAAIMMALILLLDLWRSLRGILPAPWSGAEIDVPPPAVSPALVSEKTP, from the coding sequence ATGACCACGCCGTTACAGTGGCTTTTCAAGGCTTTTGACGTCTTCGTCGTCGTCGGCATGGCCGTCATCAGCATCCTAATCTTTACAAATGTCGTGCTACGCTACGGCTTCAGCTCAGGCATTCCGTTTGCCGTTGAAGTCTCCCGTGTGGTCCTCGTCTGGATCATCTTTATGGGATCCGTGGTGGCCCTAGCCAAGGGCGCGCATCTCGGCGTCGACTCATTGGTGGTCCGGTTGCCTCGCAGGGCGCGCTTCGTCTGCTTTCTTGTTTCGTATGGCTTGATGCTTTGGTGCTGCTGGCTCCTGGCACAAGGCAGCTGGTCACTCACCGTGATCGAATGGGGCAACGTCCAAGCACTGTCGGGAATTCCCGTCGGGGCCATCTACGCCGCGGGTATTACCGCTGCCATCATGATGGCTCTGATCCTCCTTCTTGATCTGTGGCGCTCGCTGCGCGGCATCCTGCCCGCCCCGTGGTCGGGAGCAGAGATCGATGTGCCGCCACCGGCCGTGTCCCCCGCGCTAGTTTCGGAGAAAACACCGTGA
- a CDS encoding DUF1330 domain-containing protein encodes MTKKGYWVAMVDIADHEGYKEYIALNKAAFDKYGASFVVRAGTSQVMEGPHANRLAVIEFRDYETALACYNSPEYQTAIKAREKHAKAHLAVVEGV; translated from the coding sequence ATGACCAAAAAAGGATACTGGGTTGCAATGGTCGATATCGCGGACCATGAGGGCTATAAAGAATACATTGCCTTGAACAAGGCAGCATTCGACAAATACGGGGCGTCCTTCGTCGTTCGCGCGGGAACGAGCCAGGTCATGGAGGGCCCTCACGCGAACCGCCTGGCGGTCATCGAGTTCAGGGACTACGAGACCGCTCTCGCCTGCTACAACTCTCCAGAGTATCAGACGGCGATCAAGGCCCGCGAGAAGCATGCCAAGGCACATCTGGCCGTGGTGGAAGGTGTCTGA
- a CDS encoding IclR family transcriptional regulator, which translates to MGLSELQDEADERASTHVQGAASFSKFITVLQIIADAPGTLDIAQLTKCAPFPRGTVYRLVSALTAEGLITQSGEGGTFRLGPRLLQLAAKTWEDSDLRTIARDFLVSLRDATDEAVHLAVPSNNRMVYIDKLVGSSRVQMKTSIGGQVELHSTSVGKAWLSGLPDQRLLEVIKSLDLRRHTAKTFTTPEALFDELKRTREQGFAFDDEENEPDIRCLGSPIFNRSGEPIGAVSISMPVYRHDARRHELCARLVRQTAKQISGELSRMV; encoded by the coding sequence ATGGGCCTAAGTGAGCTCCAGGACGAAGCCGATGAGAGAGCTTCTACTCACGTGCAGGGAGCGGCCTCGTTCTCGAAGTTCATCACGGTGCTGCAGATCATCGCGGATGCCCCTGGAACCTTGGACATTGCCCAACTGACAAAGTGCGCGCCATTTCCCCGGGGGACGGTCTACCGTCTCGTTTCGGCGCTCACGGCGGAGGGACTCATCACACAGTCGGGAGAGGGTGGAACGTTCCGCTTGGGGCCGCGCCTCCTCCAGCTTGCTGCCAAGACCTGGGAGGACTCCGACTTGCGGACGATCGCCAGGGATTTTCTGGTTTCGCTCCGCGACGCAACCGATGAGGCGGTTCACCTTGCGGTGCCCAGCAACAACCGGATGGTCTACATAGACAAGTTGGTGGGCTCCAGCAGGGTTCAGATGAAAACCAGCATTGGCGGCCAGGTTGAACTTCACTCGACATCCGTGGGTAAGGCGTGGCTGTCTGGTCTGCCAGACCAGCGGCTGTTGGAAGTCATCAAGAGCCTGGATCTGAGACGCCATACCGCCAAGACGTTCACGACACCCGAAGCGCTGTTCGATGAGTTGAAGCGGACGCGCGAGCAAGGGTTCGCGTTCGATGACGAGGAGAACGAACCGGATATCCGCTGTCTCGGCAGCCCGATCTTCAATCGTTCGGGGGAACCGATCGGAGCGGTCAGCATCAGCATGCCGGTGTACCGGCACGACGCTCGGCGCCACGAGCTCTGCGCAAGGCTGGTGCGTCAAACGGCGAAACAGATCAGTGGCGAATTGTCCAGGATGGTGTAG
- a CDS encoding ZrgA family zinc uptake protein yields the protein MAIAFEANNVEMELAAPGMDIVGFEHEAETAEQKSAVETALADLKEPLKLFAMPDSAGCTVTSADVKVVAEEHEDHPATAEAGEAAGSEEHGTHHTEFRATYALACADTAQAAWLDFPFFDRFAGSWKLGVTVVDANGQTAFEVSREARYLER from the coding sequence TTGGCGATCGCTTTCGAGGCCAACAATGTTGAGATGGAGCTCGCTGCCCCTGGCATGGATATTGTCGGGTTTGAGCACGAAGCTGAAACCGCGGAGCAGAAGAGCGCCGTCGAGACCGCGCTCGCCGACCTTAAGGAACCCTTGAAGCTCTTCGCGATGCCCGACTCCGCAGGGTGCACCGTCACCTCCGCCGACGTCAAAGTCGTCGCGGAAGAACATGAGGACCACCCTGCTACCGCGGAGGCTGGTGAGGCCGCGGGTTCTGAAGAGCACGGGACCCATCACACCGAGTTCCGAGCAACTTATGCTCTCGCCTGCGCGGATACTGCCCAGGCCGCGTGGCTCGACTTCCCCTTCTTCGATCGCTTCGCCGGATCCTGGAAACTCGGCGTGACGGTCGTCGATGCCAATGGACAGACCGCTTTCGAGGTGTCCCGCGAGGCGCGCTATCTGGAGAGATGA
- a CDS encoding ABC transporter ATP-binding protein yields the protein MNADAATDAVRLHGVEYRWNARDPFCLSIGEFEVSRGERLLLLGASGSGKSTLLSLLTGIALAQAGRLEVLGQRLDELSGSGRDRFRAEHFGIIFQMFNLLPYGAVIDNVLLPLSFAPERRARATAAGGAESEARRLLSALGLPADIGQQTAATLSVGQQQRVATARALIGSPDIVVADEPTSALDDDRQQDFLDLLFGQIEATKATLIMVSHDRRLAQHFTRAIQLNDILTTSKSRARA from the coding sequence ATGAACGCGGACGCCGCGACGGACGCCGTGCGCTTGCACGGCGTCGAATACAGGTGGAACGCGCGAGACCCGTTTTGCCTCTCAATCGGCGAGTTCGAAGTTTCCCGCGGTGAGCGTCTTCTGCTGCTTGGCGCATCCGGTAGCGGAAAATCGACGCTCCTCAGCTTGCTGACAGGCATCGCGTTGGCGCAAGCTGGGCGCTTGGAAGTCCTCGGGCAACGGCTTGACGAATTGAGCGGCAGCGGGCGCGATCGGTTTCGGGCGGAACATTTTGGCATCATCTTTCAGATGTTCAATCTTCTTCCCTACGGCGCCGTCATCGACAATGTGCTGTTACCGCTCAGCTTCGCACCGGAACGTCGCGCCCGCGCAACGGCCGCGGGAGGCGCGGAGAGCGAAGCCCGGCGCCTCTTGTCGGCCCTGGGACTTCCGGCGGATATCGGGCAGCAGACGGCGGCCACCCTGAGCGTCGGTCAGCAGCAACGCGTCGCGACGGCGCGGGCGCTCATCGGCTCCCCCGATATTGTTGTCGCCGACGAGCCTACATCGGCTCTCGACGACGATCGGCAGCAGGATTTTCTCGACCTGCTGTTCGGCCAGATCGAGGCCACAAAGGCAACTCTGATCATGGTCAGTCACGACCGCCGCTTGGCGCAGCATTTCACGCGGGCGATCCAGCTCAACGACATCCTTACAACGTCGAAAAGCCGAGCCCGGGCATGA
- a CDS encoding ABC transporter permease has translation MLLLGVEKVRSGARDSFAGTVSGADLVIGARSGAMQLLLYSVFRIGNATNNVTWRSYEDIVSRPQVAWAIPLSLGDSHRGFRVIGTTPDYFEHFQYRGGQALTFAAGAPFDDLFDVVLGSDVASRLGYSIGDKITVAHGAGSLGPQHDDLPFRVSGILARTGTPVDKSLHVSLKAIEAIHVDWRSGSRIPGQVTPADRLRQMTIAPKAVTAAIIGLKSRLQVIGFQRGVNEYRAEPLSAVLPGVALQEMWGLVATAETALLGVSAMVVVTSMLGLSAMILSTLNERRREIAILRSLGAKPGTVAGLLVGEATLLTVAGIAIGTAALYAVLVVARPLVDRQFGIDIGIQPPSATDALLLLAILIGGMAAGFLPACRAYRMSLADGMMVRT, from the coding sequence ATGCTTCTGCTCGGTGTCGAGAAGGTGCGCAGTGGCGCGCGAGACAGCTTTGCCGGGACCGTGTCTGGTGCGGATCTGGTCATTGGCGCCCGATCGGGTGCCATGCAGCTCCTTCTCTACTCGGTGTTCCGCATTGGCAACGCGACCAACAATGTCACCTGGCGCAGCTACGAAGACATCGTTTCGCGCCCGCAGGTAGCCTGGGCAATTCCGCTTTCACTTGGCGACAGCCATCGCGGCTTTCGCGTCATCGGGACGACTCCGGATTACTTCGAGCACTTCCAATATCGCGGCGGCCAGGCCTTGACGTTTGCCGCAGGCGCACCCTTTGACGACCTGTTCGATGTCGTCCTCGGCTCGGATGTTGCGAGCCGGCTTGGCTATTCCATCGGCGACAAGATCACTGTCGCGCACGGTGCGGGCTCCCTTGGGCCGCAGCATGACGACCTCCCGTTTCGCGTGTCCGGCATACTGGCACGTACCGGCACGCCGGTGGACAAATCCCTCCATGTCAGTCTCAAGGCTATCGAGGCCATTCATGTCGACTGGCGGTCCGGTTCACGGATCCCGGGACAAGTTACACCGGCCGACCGTCTGCGGCAGATGACCATTGCTCCGAAGGCGGTAACCGCCGCGATCATCGGCTTGAAGTCGCGCCTGCAAGTCATCGGGTTCCAGCGCGGCGTGAACGAGTACAGGGCCGAGCCTCTTTCGGCTGTGCTGCCGGGGGTCGCCTTGCAGGAGATGTGGGGACTGGTCGCCACCGCCGAGACCGCATTGCTTGGCGTCTCCGCGATGGTCGTGGTGACCTCGATGCTCGGCTTGTCGGCAATGATCCTGTCGACGCTCAACGAGCGACGGCGTGAGATCGCGATATTGCGCTCGCTGGGGGCAAAGCCCGGCACGGTTGCAGGACTTCTTGTCGGAGAGGCGACACTGCTGACAGTAGCGGGAATCGCAATAGGAACGGCGGCACTTTATGCGGTCCTGGTGGTGGCCCGCCCGCTTGTTGACAGACAGTTCGGCATCGACATCGGCATTCAGCCCCCATCCGCAACCGATGCCCTGTTGTTATTGGCAATATTGATCGGCGGGATGGCCGCCGGGTTCCTGCCGGCCTGTCGCGCCTACAGGATGTCACTCGCAGATGGCATGATGGTGAGAACATGA
- a CDS encoding DUF3299 domain-containing protein has protein sequence MKTSGFLGNARSMLRCIALILAVLGAGCGAAFSEAATQLKWEMLIPPTEPLANFPDALPFEQQEALRNVLYWKGHPSGELSEEFALQRDEAKKRVDADREKLAKQGVDLDALYERYVAWATEIERRGTLTEKKLDGAQVAIAGYLLPLDFDPNGTTEFLLVPYFGACIHEPPPPPNQVIYLKSTAPYAPAALFEGVMITGTMRVQSERKDLSFVDGSSEVASGYVLEGDSIEPYQGEGGGQ, from the coding sequence ATGAAGACTTCCGGATTCCTCGGCAACGCGAGGTCGATGTTGCGCTGCATCGCTCTCATCCTGGCCGTTTTGGGCGCGGGCTGCGGCGCGGCATTCAGCGAGGCCGCAACCCAGCTGAAATGGGAGATGCTGATCCCGCCGACAGAACCGCTGGCAAATTTCCCGGACGCACTTCCTTTTGAGCAGCAGGAGGCCCTGAGAAATGTCCTATACTGGAAAGGTCACCCGTCGGGCGAGTTGAGCGAAGAGTTTGCCCTTCAGCGCGACGAAGCCAAAAAAAGGGTCGACGCCGACAGGGAGAAACTTGCAAAGCAAGGCGTCGATCTTGATGCGCTTTACGAACGATACGTCGCCTGGGCTACAGAGATCGAGAGGCGTGGAACCCTCACCGAGAAGAAGTTGGACGGCGCGCAGGTAGCCATCGCCGGCTATCTGCTGCCCCTGGATTTTGATCCGAACGGTACGACGGAGTTCCTGCTTGTCCCCTATTTTGGTGCGTGCATCCATGAGCCGCCACCGCCGCCGAACCAGGTGATCTACTTGAAATCCACCGCTCCGTACGCACCTGCGGCCCTGTTCGAGGGCGTGATGATAACCGGTACGATGCGCGTGCAGTCCGAAAGGAAAGACCTCTCCTTTGTGGACGGTTCAAGCGAAGTTGCTTCGGGCTACGTCCTGGAGGGCGACAGCATCGAGCCCTATCAAGGCGAGGGTGGCGGGCAATAG
- a CDS encoding GspE/PulE family protein, with protein MRKPASIVLKGQVRQVRSMNPQLTDLHSLLSSMADAGLASREATRGLFGESTASRASDLHRLIEAQIVDADALAGFLSPYYGVRLLDRHQLADYRPVAQNLSNRFLVENWIAPLTAPDGSAVIGVLHPGDADPIEALRSVLDGDVEVCVVPAPDLESCLERLSGTQDVAQATGEGATSEAAIASLRDLASGAPVVVVVDDIFRRALDLRATDIHLEPMRGRLVMRFRIDGVLRIMPPPPHEMGDAIVSRIKVLAGLDITERRKPQDGAMRLPIGDREVELRVATLSSIHGETVVMRILHRDSVLLDFAGVGLDDQERQTLDRLLEHTHGMIAVAGPTGSGKTTTLAAALSKLNDPGRKIVTIEDPVEYQIPGIVQSQINSAIGITFSSAIRTFVRQDPDVILVGEIRDGETARAAVQAALTGHLVLTTVHANTAAAAFTRMRDLGVETYLLVGAVRGIISQRLLRRLCDHCKQEGILSAETFSSDSRYQAVGFSQGQKVFNAVGCGRCNGTGYRGRIAVFEILVLEEAIIELASQGADHSRIEALALERGMSTMAHDGARKAGQGLTSPAEVLRVTGFR; from the coding sequence ATGCGCAAGCCGGCGTCCATTGTGCTCAAGGGTCAAGTGCGACAGGTACGTTCAATGAACCCACAGCTTACAGACTTACACTCGCTCTTGTCGTCCATGGCCGATGCCGGACTGGCGAGCCGAGAGGCTACGCGGGGCCTTTTCGGTGAGAGCACGGCCTCGCGAGCCTCCGACCTGCACCGCCTGATCGAAGCGCAGATAGTCGACGCCGATGCCCTCGCAGGCTTCCTGTCGCCCTATTATGGCGTGCGGCTTCTCGACCGGCACCAACTCGCCGACTACAGGCCCGTCGCGCAGAATCTCTCAAACCGATTTCTTGTGGAGAACTGGATCGCGCCGCTCACGGCGCCTGACGGGAGCGCCGTCATAGGGGTTCTCCACCCTGGAGACGCAGACCCGATAGAGGCGCTGCGATCCGTTCTCGACGGGGACGTCGAGGTCTGCGTGGTTCCCGCACCCGACCTGGAATCCTGCCTGGAACGCCTTTCCGGCACCCAGGATGTTGCCCAGGCCACCGGCGAAGGAGCAACCTCCGAAGCGGCTATCGCAAGCCTGCGGGATCTCGCGAGCGGCGCGCCGGTTGTGGTTGTCGTTGACGACATCTTCCGGCGCGCGCTCGACCTGAGGGCAACCGACATCCACCTCGAACCGATGCGCGGACGGCTCGTGATGCGTTTCCGTATCGACGGCGTCTTGCGGATCATGCCTCCGCCGCCGCACGAAATGGGCGATGCGATCGTGTCGCGAATCAAGGTTCTCGCCGGCCTCGACATCACCGAGCGCCGCAAGCCTCAGGATGGTGCGATGCGCCTTCCCATCGGCGACCGCGAAGTCGAACTGCGCGTTGCCACCCTCTCCTCCATCCATGGCGAGACCGTCGTCATGCGCATCCTGCACCGCGACAGCGTCCTGCTCGATTTCGCGGGCGTGGGCCTGGATGACCAAGAACGGCAGACGCTGGACCGGCTCCTTGAGCACACCCATGGAATGATCGCCGTCGCCGGCCCGACCGGCAGCGGCAAGACGACGACGCTCGCCGCCGCGCTCTCGAAGCTAAACGATCCGGGCCGCAAGATCGTGACCATCGAGGATCCCGTCGAGTACCAGATCCCCGGCATCGTGCAGTCGCAGATCAACTCGGCGATCGGCATCACCTTCTCATCCGCGATCCGGACGTTCGTGCGACAGGACCCCGACGTGATCCTGGTCGGCGAGATACGCGACGGCGAGACGGCACGGGCCGCCGTCCAGGCAGCGCTCACCGGACACCTCGTTCTCACCACCGTCCACGCGAACACCGCGGCGGCGGCCTTCACGCGTATGCGCGACCTGGGTGTCGAGACCTATCTGCTGGTCGGCGCCGTCCGCGGCATCATCTCCCAGCGCCTGTTGCGGCGGCTCTGCGATCACTGCAAGCAGGAAGGAATTCTTTCGGCCGAGACTTTCTCCTCCGACTCGCGCTACCAGGCCGTCGGGTTCTCCCAAGGCCAGAAAGTGTTCAACGCAGTGGGCTGCGGCCGTTGCAACGGCACGGGGTATCGAGGCCGCATCGCCGTGTTCGAGATCCTGGTCCTAGAGGAAGCTATCATCGAGCTCGCTTCACAAGGAGCAGACCACTCCAGGATCGAAGCGCTCGCGCTGGAGCGGGGCATGAGCACGATGGCGCATGACGGTGCCAGGAAGGCAGGGCAAGGTCTCACCTCGCCGGCGGAGGTGCTCAGGGTCACCGGGTTTCGCTGA